A single Perca flavescens isolate YP-PL-M2 chromosome 2, PFLA_1.0, whole genome shotgun sequence DNA region contains:
- the LOC114564506 gene encoding LIM and calponin homology domains-containing protein 1 isoform X2, giving the protein MASPAAGRDVPNASPQDEPEHSGPNHPEPACLEAQKWIEAVTGKSFGDKDFRSGLENGILLCELLSAIKPGLVKKINRLPTPIAGLDNLSVFLRGCEELGLKGSQLFDPGDLQDTSIRANLKDSDCNRKLKNVLNTVFWLGKAASGCASYSGPTLNLKEFEGLLAQMKLESDEGGDSSQKRSVRDSGYDCWDSERSDSLSPPRHTRDNSLDSLDSFGSRSQHSPSPDVVNRGHSDGRGSDSEADAPSRRPDVRKDDMLARRTASSESRNLIPFNQFLPNRTNASSYIPTPRRKPHTEEGEQRSHPRATPEQSKRTGPHHKTPKTVSWAPENNGEKLKPEEEKVTQEVLEQKRLLMLEKAGIKVLPAVVRYSSPPTMEEQEVRSPSPNIILRCDNDFLSSHKSVWDSSSDVEEEAEVQKVPDVRRDDLASRRAHRGAVAPKVHQFVPPPVCSNKDRERWEGIRRASQQTLQEKEISEKEAVPDIITRRDNPFLNSASRLEEEEDGEEEGEEGKVKATPNKQKDDLARRRAQSKPLPHRDGPISFVSASMSQADMQKWERLKMTEPSEASPSPVCQACLEKNYGSPFSRSAKAGRGHSKVVTFGGVTEIEQPVDTVTSSEGEETELLRRLLSKATVAMPTIGLGSQLSERERSQVNGPDLNQSMAPSADLPPCTPEIPLTPAELDACLAQYERRAEEDEEEVERIPDLQKDDMMARRTGVFHKQSTSTVTYNSFLPLPNTKRYTQEEVTTDAAPWNKKKVQADRSKKLNVRSFSHRVEQQQPHPDKTVIRATSYSEREYDEQEDEYDENEPVPDLEKDDMMARRTGSFQKPSAVRTNQAINQFLPVPGSVKYSIAPVSAMKALHRKPKLREKMASESMVTVAPVSQAPISKAPTLPQCAGLRERQEEDRKEGDMTISVTDVSEPLSSPSLTPPPSPAAAQTRKVETELENQCVEERVEKKVEERKRDVNEQPRKKPFWLDDDDLPPIMMSRRVAFMSEDTESVSMGDMLNEEEVGHLPPLSQSRYERMHEQYNNFQEDDDHWQNELARWKNRRRSTSQELIKKEEERKRMEKRMKEEGSYCNKRKSIKTYKEIVEEKERREADLCDAYRNAATPEEAAMVLQRYALRFTISDATLDSLKLPRSTANPKQDHDKVDTEHKTTSPVNATSEPLHKPEPPVIKEQWHTEPDEMVTNKVAQQETSVSVSSSSPTPGNTVSPVTNSDHVPLQSLELNEPQSKPTESPTKQQKQPITGDAKPQAKHTPPHIAQVQPHTTQPVHTLPSPPSVSPRPVPLLAAKPYCQPRNTLSGHKPVKMDGLVRVNGEVTEDLSVSTPPTSARHSPPEVKDVPSKQTEKDVPSVQLEKEAPSKQMEKDVPSIQTEKDVPSIQTEKDVPSIQTEKDVPSKQTEKDVPSKQTEKDVPSVQLEKEAPSKQMEKDVPSIQTEKDVPSKQTEKDVPSKSIATNQETVEQTPPPKTERSTTSLGSAISSLIGGRNCTITTTIVTELTHVEPHHLDIQSNGQVNGTSGLSGSPVGGEKTPPATSPNSMQEYSPTVTEGLEESSVTIETPMLNLAKRVNHWVWDPNEERKRLESWQQEQERLLQEQYQKEQEKLKNEWEKAQLEVQEEERKHNEEERRILEETVTPLNPTAMLNQHSVQTATTSSAPENNETERGNVPLQQNGQRREGNEDQHASKLHFFQDSALDGEHSKKQELWKTASLDRNPQLNQPHIVKRSESHDAVTGKQQPSPSSPLPPSPSRCVSGKRLCSGCSQPLGKGAAMIIDTLGLFFHIQCFKCGVCDGQLGDASAGTDVRIRNGLLSCHECYIASRGRGQPTTL; this is encoded by the exons ATGGCTAGCCCCGCAGCAGGTCGAGATGTCCCGAATGCTTCGCCGCAGGACGAGCCGGAACATTCGGGGCCGAACCATCCCGAACCAGCCTGCCTGGAGGCACAGAAATGGATAGAG GCTGTAACTGGGAAGAGCTTTGGAGACAAGGACTTCCGCAGTGGATTGGAGAATGGCATCCTGTTATGCGA GCTGCTGAGTGCAATCAAACCAGGGCTGGTCAAGAAGATCAACAGACTGCCCACCCCCATCGCCGGACTG GACAACCTGTCAGTCTTCCTGCGGGGCTGTGAGGAGTTGGGCCTGAAGGGCTCCCAGCTGTTTGACCCTGGGGACTTGCAAGACACTTCCATACGAGCTAACCTAAA GGACTCTGACTGCAACCGTAAACTAAAAAAT GTGCTGAACACAGTGTTCTGGCTTGGGAAGGCTGCCAGTGGCTGCGCATCCTACAGTGGCCCTACTCTCAACCTCAAGGAGTTTGAAGGGCTTCTTGCTCAAATGAAGTTG gagAGTGACGAAGGAGGCGACAGTTCACAGAAGCGCAGTGTTAGAGACAGCGGCTACGACTGCTGGGACTCTGAGAGGAGTGATTCACTCTCTCCACCACGACACACTCGCGACAACTCCCTAGACAG TCTGGATTCCTTTGGCTCCCGCTCACAGCACAGCCCTTCTCCTGATGTGGTGAATCGAGGACACAGTGATG GGCGAGGCAGCGACTCGGAGGCCGATGCCCCCAGCAGGAGGCCAGATGTGCGGAAGGATGACATGTTGGCCAGACGGACAGCCAGCAGTGAATCAAGAAACTTGATTCCCTTTAACCAGTTTCTTCCCAACCGAACCAACGCCAGCTCCTACATCCCGACACCACGGCGAAAACCACATACAGAGGAAGGAGAGCAGCGGAG TCACCCTCGAGCCACTCCAGAGCAGTCCAAAAGAACTGGACCGCACCACAAAACTCCTAAAACTGTCTCTTGGGCACCTGAGAACAATGGGGAAAAGCTAAAACCGGAAGAGGAGAAAGTGACCCAGGAAGTGTTGGAGCAAAAGAGGCTGCTGATGTTGGAGAAGGCAGGGATTAAAGTTCTGCCTGCTGTTGTTCGCTACAGCAG CCCTCCCACAATGGAGGAACAGGAAGTGAGGTCACCGTCGCCGAACATTATCCTCCGCTGCGATAATGACTTTTTGAGCTCTCACAAATCTGTGTGGGACTCCTCCTCTGATGTGGAAGAGGAGGCAGAGGTGCAGAAAGTCCCGGATGTTCGTAGAGACGACCTGGCATCCAGACGAGCTCATCGCGGCGCCGTTGCTCCCAAGGTGCATCAGTTTGTCCCTCCACCTGTATGTAGCAACAAAGACAGAGAGCGCTGGGAAGGGATTAGACGAGCCTCGCAGCAAACACTGCAGGAGAAGGAGATCAG TGAGAAGGAAGCGGTTCCTGACATCATTACACGCAGAGATAACCCCTTCCTAAACTCCGCCTCTCGCctcgaggaagaggaggatggggaggaagagggagaagagggaaaggTTAAGGCGACGCCTAATAAGCAGAAGGATGACCTGGCTCGTAGACGGGCTCAGAGTAAGCCCCTCCCTCATAGGGACGGACCAATAAGCTTTGTTTCTGCCTCCATGAGCCAGGCCGATATGCAGAAGTGGGAGAGACTCAAGATGACTGAACCCAG TGAGGCTAGCCCGTCCCCTGTGTGTCAGGCCTGTCTGGAGAAAAATTATGGAAGTCCTTTCAGCAGATCAGCAAAGGCTGGACGAGGTCACAGCAAAGTTGTGACCTTTGGGGGCGTGACTGAGATCGAGCAGCCAGTAGACACAGTCACTTCAAGTGAAGGGGAGGAGACAGAGTTGCTAAGACGACTCCTTTCCAAGGCAACTGTAGCCATGCCTACCATTGGCCTGGGCTCCCAGCTTTCAGAGCGGGAACGCAG CCAGGTAAATGGGCCTGACCTCAATCAATCCATGGCTCCGTCCGCTGACCTACCACCCTGCACCCCTGAAATCCCTCTAACTCCTGCAGAGCTGGATGCTTGTCTGGCTCAGTATGAACGGAGagcagaggaggatgaggaggaagtggagaggATCCCAGATCTCCAGAAAGATGACATGATGGCGAGGAGGACAGGAGTTTTCCATAAACAAAGCACCTCTACAGTGACTTACAACAGTTTCCTGCCTCTGCCCAACACCAAGCGCTACACACAAGAGGAGGTCACAACTGATGCTGCTCCGTGGAACAAAAAGAAAGTGCAGGCAGACAGGAGCAAGAAACTGAACGTCAG GAGTTTCTCTCATAGAGTGGAGCAACAGCAGCCGCACCCTGACAAGACTGTAATCCGAGCAACGTCTTACAGCGAACGTGAATATGATGAGCAGGAGGATGAGTATGATGAAAATGAGCCTGTGCCTGACCTGGAGAAGGATGATATGATGGCTCGAAGGACCGGATCATTCCAAAAACCGAGTGCAGTCAGAACAAACCAGGCCATCAACCAGTTCCTGCCAGTACCTGGATCGGTTAAATATTCCATTGCCCCAGTGTCTGCAATGAAGGCACTACACAGAAAGCCTAAACTCAGAGAGAAGATGGCTAGTGAAAG CATGGTTACCGTGGCACCAGTATCTCAGGCACCGATCTCCAAAGCACCAACCCTCCCTCAGTGTGCAGGGCTGAGGGAGAGGCAGGAGGAGGATAGAAAGGAAGGAGACATGACAATCTCTGTCACTGATGTGTCTGAgcccctctcctctccatcaCTCACCCCTCCACCCAGTCCTGCTGCTGCACAGACTCGTAAAGTGGAGACAGAGCTGGAAAATCAGTGTGTGGAGGAAAGAGTTGAGAAAAAGgtagaggagagaaagagagacgtgAACGAGCAACCAAGAAAGAAACCCTTCTGGCTGGATGACGATGATCTACCTCCCATCAT GATGAGCCGGCGAGTTGCTTTTATGTCTGAGGATACTGA GAGTGTGAGCATGGGTGACATGCTTAATGAGGAAGAGGTTGGACACTTACCGCCACTGAGCCAATCACGATATGAGCGCATGCACGAGCAGTACAACAACTTTCAGGAAGATGACGACCACTGGCAAAAC GAATTGGCTCGCTGGAAGAATCGGCGTCGCAGCACGTCCCAGGAACTGAtcaagaaagaggaagagaggaagaggatggaGAAAAGGATGAAGGAGGAGGGAAGTTACTGCAACAAGAGGAAAAGCATTAAGACCTACAAAGAAATCGTGGAGGAAAA GGAGCGCAGAGAGGCAGATTTGTGCGACGCCTACAGGAATGCAGCTACTCCGGAGGAGGCCGCCATGGTTTTACAGCGTTACGCTCTTCGCTTCACCATCAGTGATGCAACACTGGACAGCCTGAAACTGCCCAGATCCACTGCAAATCCCAAACAGGACCATGATAAGGTGGATACGGAGCACAAAACAACATCACCTGTAAATGCAACATCAGAACCTCTGCACAAACCAGAACCACCTGTTATAAAAGAGCAGTGGCACACAGAGCCAGACGAGATGGTGACAAATAAAGTTGCTCAACAAGAGACATCAGTTTCTGTCTCCTCCAGCTCCCCAACACCTGGCAACACCGTCAGCCCGGTCACAAACTCAGACCATGTGCCACTTCAGTCACTAGAACTGAATGAACCTCAATCCAAACCGACAGAGTCTCCaaccaaacaacaaaaacaaccaattACAGGAGATGCAAAGcctcaagccaaacacacaccaccTCATATTGCACAGGTACAGCCTCATACCACACAGCCTGTACACACACTCCCCTCCCCTCCATCTGTATCCCCCAGACCCGTCCCCCTGCTGGCAGCCAAGCCCTACTGCCAGCCCAGGAACACACTGTCTGGACACAAACCTGTCAAG ATGGACGGGTTGGTGCGAGTAAATGGAGAGGTGACAGAAGATTTATCTGTTTCTACTCCACCTACATCTGCTCGCCACTCGCCACCAGAAGTCAAAGACGTTCCCTCCAAACAGACGGAGAAAGACGTTCCCTCCGTACAGTTGGAGAAAGAGGCTCCCTCCAAACAGATGGAGAAAGATGTTCCCTCCATACAAACGGAGAAGGACGTTCCCTCCATACAGACGGAGAAAGACGTTCCCTCCATACAGACGGAGAAAGACGTTCCCTCCAAGCAGACGGAGAAAGACGTTCCCTCCAAACAGACGGAGAAAGATGTTCCCTCCGTACAGTTGGAGAAAGAGGCTCCCTCCAAACAGATGGAGAAAGATGTTCCCTCCATACAGACGGAGAAAGACGTTCCCTCCAAGCAGACGGAGAAAGACGTTCCCTCCAAGTCTATTGCGACCAATCAGGAGACGGTAGAGCAGACGCCACCTCCAAAGACAGAAAGATCGACCACGTCTTTAGGCTCTGCCATCAGCTCCCTGATTGGAGGCCGAAACTGTACCATCACGACAACTATTGTGACAGAGCTCACACATGTGGAGCCACATCACCTGGATATCCAAAGCAATGGACAG GTTAATGGTACTTCTGGGTTATCTGGGAGTCCAGTGGGGGGGGAAAAGACTCCGCCAGCTACATCACCAAACAGCATGCAAGAATATTCTCCTACTGTCACAG AGGGACTTGAGGAGAGCAGTGTGACT ATTGAGACCCCCATGTTGAACTTGGCTAAACGTGTTAATCACTGGGTCTGGGACCCCAATGAGGAACGCAAACGCCTGGAAAGTTGGCAACAGGAGCAGGAGCGCCTCCTACAG GAGCAATACCAGAAAGAACAGGAAAAGCTGAAGAATGAGTGGGAGAAAGCACAGCTAGaggtgcaggaggaggagagaaaacacaatGAAGAG GAGAGACGAATCCTAGAGGAGACTGTAACACCTTTAAATCCCACTGCCATGTTAAACCAGCATTCAGTCCAGACAGCGACGACTTCATCAGCTCCAGAAAACaatgagacagaaagaggaaacgtTCCTCTACAGCAAAACGGCCAAAGAAGGGAAGGGAACGAGGATCAACATGCATCCAAGCTGCATTTTTTCCAGG ATTCTGCATTGGATGGTGAACATTCAAAGAAACAGGAACTGTGGAAGACGGCCTCTCTGGACCGCAACCCTCAGTTAAACCAGCCACATATTGTTAAAAG GTCTGAGTCCCATGATGCTGTAACAGGCAAACAGCAGCCCTCCCCTTCATCACCTCTGCCTCCCTCACCCAGCAG gtgtgtaagTGGGAAGAGACTATGTTCTGGTTGTTCTCAACCACTGGGAAAAGGAGCTGCCATGATCATCGATACACTGGGACTGTTCTTCCACATACAGTGTTTCAAG TGTGGAGTGTGTGATGGGCAGCTGGGTGACGCCTCTGCAGGGACTGATGTACGGATTCGTAATGGACTGCTGAGCTGTCATGAGTGCTATATTGCATCTCGGG GCAGAGGTCAGCCCACCACACTATGA
- the LOC114564506 gene encoding LIM and calponin homology domains-containing protein 1 isoform X6, with protein sequence MASPAAGRDVPNASPQDEPEHSGPNHPEPACLEAQKWIEAVTGKSFGDKDFRSGLENGILLCELLSAIKPGLVKKINRLPTPIAGLDNLSVFLRGCEELGLKGSQLFDPGDLQDTSIRANLKDSDCNRKLKNVLNTVFWLGKAASGCASYSGPTLNLKEFEGLLAQMKLESDEGGDSSQKRSVRDSGYDCWDSERSDSLSPPRHTRDNSLDSLDSFGSRSQHSPSPDVVNRGHSDGRGSDSEADAPSRRPDVRKDDMLARRTASSESRNLIPFNQFLPNRTNASSYIPTPRRKPHTEEGEQRSHPRATPEQSKRTGPHHKTPKTVSWAPENNGEKLKPEEEKVTQEVLEQKRLLMLEKAGIKVLPAVVRYSSPPTMEEQEVRSPSPNIILRCDNDFLSSHKSVWDSSSDVEEEAEVQKVPDVRRDDLASRRAHRGAVAPKVHQFVPPPVCSNKDRERWEGIRRASQQTLQEKEISEKEAVPDIITRRDNPFLNSASRLEEEEDGEEEGEEGKVKATPNKQKDDLARRRAQSKPLPHRDGPISFVSASMSQADMQKWERLKMTEPSEASPSPVCQACLEKNYGSPFSRSAKAGRGHSKVVTFGGVTEIEQPVDTVTSSEGEETELLRRLLSKATVAMPTIGLGSQLSERERSQVNGPDLNQSMAPSADLPPCTPEIPLTPAELDACLAQYERRAEEDEEEVERIPDLQKDDMMARRTGVFHKQSTSTVTYNSFLPLPNTKRYTQEEVTTDAAPWNKKKVQADRSKKLNVRSFSHRVEQQQPHPDKTVIRATSYSEREYDEQEDEYDENEPVPDLEKDDMMARRTGSFQKPSAVRTNQAINQFLPVPGSVKYSIAPVSAMKALHRKPKLREKMASESSMVTVAPVSQAPISKAPTLPQCAGLRERQEEDRKEGDMTISVTDVSEPLSSPSLTPPPSPAAAQTRKVETELENQCVEERVEKKVEERKRDVNEQPRKKPFWLDDDDLPPIMMSRRVAFMSEDTESVSMGDMLNEEEVGHLPPLSQSRYERMHEQYNNFQEDDDHWQNELARWKNRRRSTSQELIKKEEERKRMEKRMKEEGSYCNKRKSIKTYKEIVEEKERREADLCDAYRNAATPEEAAMVLQRYALRFTISDATLDSLKLPRSTANPKQDHDKVDTEHKTTSPVNATSEPLHKPEPPVIKEQWHTEPDEMVTNKVAQQETSVSVSSSSPTPGNTVSPVTNSDHVPLQSLELNEPQSKPTESPTKQQKQPITGDAKPQAKHTPPHIAQVQPHTTQPVHTLPSPPSVSPRPVPLLAAKPYCQPRNTLSGHKPVKMDGLVRVNGEVTEDLSVSTPPTSARHSPPEVKDVPSKQTEKDVPSVQLEKEAPSKQMEKDVPSIQTEKDVPSKQTEKDVPSKSIATNQETVEQTPPPKTERSTTSLGSAISSLIGGRNCTITTTIVTELTHVEPHHLDIQSNGQVNGTSGLSGSPVGGEKTPPATSPNSMQEYSPTVTEGLEESSVTIETPMLNLAKRVNHWVWDPNEERKRLESWQQEQERLLQEQYQKEQEKLKNEWEKAQLEVQEEERKHNEEERRILEETVTPLNPTAMLNQHSVQTATTSSAPENNETERGNVPLQQNGQRREGNEDQHASKLHFFQDSALDGEHSKKQELWKTASLDRNPQLNQPHIVKRSESHDAVTGKQQPSPSSPLPPSPSRCVSGKRLCSGCSQPLGKGAAMIIDTLGLFFHIQCFKCGVCDGQLGDASAGTDVRIRNGLLSCHECYIASRGRGQPTTL encoded by the exons ATGGCTAGCCCCGCAGCAGGTCGAGATGTCCCGAATGCTTCGCCGCAGGACGAGCCGGAACATTCGGGGCCGAACCATCCCGAACCAGCCTGCCTGGAGGCACAGAAATGGATAGAG GCTGTAACTGGGAAGAGCTTTGGAGACAAGGACTTCCGCAGTGGATTGGAGAATGGCATCCTGTTATGCGA GCTGCTGAGTGCAATCAAACCAGGGCTGGTCAAGAAGATCAACAGACTGCCCACCCCCATCGCCGGACTG GACAACCTGTCAGTCTTCCTGCGGGGCTGTGAGGAGTTGGGCCTGAAGGGCTCCCAGCTGTTTGACCCTGGGGACTTGCAAGACACTTCCATACGAGCTAACCTAAA GGACTCTGACTGCAACCGTAAACTAAAAAAT GTGCTGAACACAGTGTTCTGGCTTGGGAAGGCTGCCAGTGGCTGCGCATCCTACAGTGGCCCTACTCTCAACCTCAAGGAGTTTGAAGGGCTTCTTGCTCAAATGAAGTTG gagAGTGACGAAGGAGGCGACAGTTCACAGAAGCGCAGTGTTAGAGACAGCGGCTACGACTGCTGGGACTCTGAGAGGAGTGATTCACTCTCTCCACCACGACACACTCGCGACAACTCCCTAGACAG TCTGGATTCCTTTGGCTCCCGCTCACAGCACAGCCCTTCTCCTGATGTGGTGAATCGAGGACACAGTGATG GGCGAGGCAGCGACTCGGAGGCCGATGCCCCCAGCAGGAGGCCAGATGTGCGGAAGGATGACATGTTGGCCAGACGGACAGCCAGCAGTGAATCAAGAAACTTGATTCCCTTTAACCAGTTTCTTCCCAACCGAACCAACGCCAGCTCCTACATCCCGACACCACGGCGAAAACCACATACAGAGGAAGGAGAGCAGCGGAG TCACCCTCGAGCCACTCCAGAGCAGTCCAAAAGAACTGGACCGCACCACAAAACTCCTAAAACTGTCTCTTGGGCACCTGAGAACAATGGGGAAAAGCTAAAACCGGAAGAGGAGAAAGTGACCCAGGAAGTGTTGGAGCAAAAGAGGCTGCTGATGTTGGAGAAGGCAGGGATTAAAGTTCTGCCTGCTGTTGTTCGCTACAGCAG CCCTCCCACAATGGAGGAACAGGAAGTGAGGTCACCGTCGCCGAACATTATCCTCCGCTGCGATAATGACTTTTTGAGCTCTCACAAATCTGTGTGGGACTCCTCCTCTGATGTGGAAGAGGAGGCAGAGGTGCAGAAAGTCCCGGATGTTCGTAGAGACGACCTGGCATCCAGACGAGCTCATCGCGGCGCCGTTGCTCCCAAGGTGCATCAGTTTGTCCCTCCACCTGTATGTAGCAACAAAGACAGAGAGCGCTGGGAAGGGATTAGACGAGCCTCGCAGCAAACACTGCAGGAGAAGGAGATCAG TGAGAAGGAAGCGGTTCCTGACATCATTACACGCAGAGATAACCCCTTCCTAAACTCCGCCTCTCGCctcgaggaagaggaggatggggaggaagagggagaagagggaaaggTTAAGGCGACGCCTAATAAGCAGAAGGATGACCTGGCTCGTAGACGGGCTCAGAGTAAGCCCCTCCCTCATAGGGACGGACCAATAAGCTTTGTTTCTGCCTCCATGAGCCAGGCCGATATGCAGAAGTGGGAGAGACTCAAGATGACTGAACCCAG TGAGGCTAGCCCGTCCCCTGTGTGTCAGGCCTGTCTGGAGAAAAATTATGGAAGTCCTTTCAGCAGATCAGCAAAGGCTGGACGAGGTCACAGCAAAGTTGTGACCTTTGGGGGCGTGACTGAGATCGAGCAGCCAGTAGACACAGTCACTTCAAGTGAAGGGGAGGAGACAGAGTTGCTAAGACGACTCCTTTCCAAGGCAACTGTAGCCATGCCTACCATTGGCCTGGGCTCCCAGCTTTCAGAGCGGGAACGCAG CCAGGTAAATGGGCCTGACCTCAATCAATCCATGGCTCCGTCCGCTGACCTACCACCCTGCACCCCTGAAATCCCTCTAACTCCTGCAGAGCTGGATGCTTGTCTGGCTCAGTATGAACGGAGagcagaggaggatgaggaggaagtggagaggATCCCAGATCTCCAGAAAGATGACATGATGGCGAGGAGGACAGGAGTTTTCCATAAACAAAGCACCTCTACAGTGACTTACAACAGTTTCCTGCCTCTGCCCAACACCAAGCGCTACACACAAGAGGAGGTCACAACTGATGCTGCTCCGTGGAACAAAAAGAAAGTGCAGGCAGACAGGAGCAAGAAACTGAACGTCAG GAGTTTCTCTCATAGAGTGGAGCAACAGCAGCCGCACCCTGACAAGACTGTAATCCGAGCAACGTCTTACAGCGAACGTGAATATGATGAGCAGGAGGATGAGTATGATGAAAATGAGCCTGTGCCTGACCTGGAGAAGGATGATATGATGGCTCGAAGGACCGGATCATTCCAAAAACCGAGTGCAGTCAGAACAAACCAGGCCATCAACCAGTTCCTGCCAGTACCTGGATCGGTTAAATATTCCATTGCCCCAGTGTCTGCAATGAAGGCACTACACAGAAAGCCTAAACTCAGAGAGAAGATGGCTAGTGAAAG CAGCATGGTTACCGTGGCACCAGTATCTCAGGCACCGATCTCCAAAGCACCAACCCTCCCTCAGTGTGCAGGGCTGAGGGAGAGGCAGGAGGAGGATAGAAAGGAAGGAGACATGACAATCTCTGTCACTGATGTGTCTGAgcccctctcctctccatcaCTCACCCCTCCACCCAGTCCTGCTGCTGCACAGACTCGTAAAGTGGAGACAGAGCTGGAAAATCAGTGTGTGGAGGAAAGAGTTGAGAAAAAGgtagaggagagaaagagagacgtgAACGAGCAACCAAGAAAGAAACCCTTCTGGCTGGATGACGATGATCTACCTCCCATCAT GATGAGCCGGCGAGTTGCTTTTATGTCTGAGGATACTGA GAGTGTGAGCATGGGTGACATGCTTAATGAGGAAGAGGTTGGACACTTACCGCCACTGAGCCAATCACGATATGAGCGCATGCACGAGCAGTACAACAACTTTCAGGAAGATGACGACCACTGGCAAAAC GAATTGGCTCGCTGGAAGAATCGGCGTCGCAGCACGTCCCAGGAACTGAtcaagaaagaggaagagaggaagaggatggaGAAAAGGATGAAGGAGGAGGGAAGTTACTGCAACAAGAGGAAAAGCATTAAGACCTACAAAGAAATCGTGGAGGAAAA GGAGCGCAGAGAGGCAGATTTGTGCGACGCCTACAGGAATGCAGCTACTCCGGAGGAGGCCGCCATGGTTTTACAGCGTTACGCTCTTCGCTTCACCATCAGTGATGCAACACTGGACAGCCTGAAACTGCCCAGATCCACTGCAAATCCCAAACAGGACCATGATAAGGTGGATACGGAGCACAAAACAACATCACCTGTAAATGCAACATCAGAACCTCTGCACAAACCAGAACCACCTGTTATAAAAGAGCAGTGGCACACAGAGCCAGACGAGATGGTGACAAATAAAGTTGCTCAACAAGAGACATCAGTTTCTGTCTCCTCCAGCTCCCCAACACCTGGCAACACCGTCAGCCCGGTCACAAACTCAGACCATGTGCCACTTCAGTCACTAGAACTGAATGAACCTCAATCCAAACCGACAGAGTCTCCaaccaaacaacaaaaacaaccaattACAGGAGATGCAAAGcctcaagccaaacacacaccaccTCATATTGCACAGGTACAGCCTCATACCACACAGCCTGTACACACACTCCCCTCCCCTCCATCTGTATCCCCCAGACCCGTCCCCCTGCTGGCAGCCAAGCCCTACTGCCAGCCCAGGAACACACTGTCTGGACACAAACCTGTCAAG ATGGACGGGTTGGTGCGAGTAAATGGAGAGGTGACAGAAGATTTATCTGTTTCTACTCCACCTACATCTGCTCGCCACTCGCCACCAGAAGTCAAAGACGTTCCCTCCAAACAGACGGAGAAAGAC GTTCCCTCCGTACAGTTGGAGAAAGAGGCTCCCTCCAAACAGATGGAGAAAGATGTTCCCTCCATACAGACGGAGAAAGACGTTCCCTCCAAGCAGACGGAGAAAGACGTTCCCTCCAAGTCTATTGCGACCAATCAGGAGACGGTAGAGCAGACGCCACCTCCAAAGACAGAAAGATCGACCACGTCTTTAGGCTCTGCCATCAGCTCCCTGATTGGAGGCCGAAACTGTACCATCACGACAACTATTGTGACAGAGCTCACACATGTGGAGCCACATCACCTGGATATCCAAAGCAATGGACAG GTTAATGGTACTTCTGGGTTATCTGGGAGTCCAGTGGGGGGGGAAAAGACTCCGCCAGCTACATCACCAAACAGCATGCAAGAATATTCTCCTACTGTCACAG AGGGACTTGAGGAGAGCAGTGTGACT ATTGAGACCCCCATGTTGAACTTGGCTAAACGTGTTAATCACTGGGTCTGGGACCCCAATGAGGAACGCAAACGCCTGGAAAGTTGGCAACAGGAGCAGGAGCGCCTCCTACAG GAGCAATACCAGAAAGAACAGGAAAAGCTGAAGAATGAGTGGGAGAAAGCACAGCTAGaggtgcaggaggaggagagaaaacacaatGAAGAG GAGAGACGAATCCTAGAGGAGACTGTAACACCTTTAAATCCCACTGCCATGTTAAACCAGCATTCAGTCCAGACAGCGACGACTTCATCAGCTCCAGAAAACaatgagacagaaagaggaaacgtTCCTCTACAGCAAAACGGCCAAAGAAGGGAAGGGAACGAGGATCAACATGCATCCAAGCTGCATTTTTTCCAGG ATTCTGCATTGGATGGTGAACATTCAAAGAAACAGGAACTGTGGAAGACGGCCTCTCTGGACCGCAACCCTCAGTTAAACCAGCCACATATTGTTAAAAG GTCTGAGTCCCATGATGCTGTAACAGGCAAACAGCAGCCCTCCCCTTCATCACCTCTGCCTCCCTCACCCAGCAG gtgtgtaagTGGGAAGAGACTATGTTCTGGTTGTTCTCAACCACTGGGAAAAGGAGCTGCCATGATCATCGATACACTGGGACTGTTCTTCCACATACAGTGTTTCAAG TGTGGAGTGTGTGATGGGCAGCTGGGTGACGCCTCTGCAGGGACTGATGTACGGATTCGTAATGGACTGCTGAGCTGTCATGAGTGCTATATTGCATCTCGGG GCAGAGGTCAGCCCACCACACTATGA